One Agrobacterium larrymoorei genomic window, CCGCCCAGCACGGTGGCTGCCAGCACATCCAGTTCTCGCCCGTAAAGCGCGTTCGGCACCACTTCCTGCGCATAATGCGCCTGCATTAACCCGGCGATCCCCGCCATCAGCCCGAGCCAACCAAAGGAGATGTAGTGCATGGCGCCGATATTGATGCCGAAGCGGCGCGCACCTTCGGGATTGTCACCGAAGGCATAGAGCTGCCGGCCAATCGTGGTTCGCGAAATCATGAACCATGTGGCGATACAGCAGAGGATCATGACGACGACCGGAAGGGTGAGTTCCACCCACGATCCGTCCGCCATCTCGCGCTCGTAAAAGACGACGCGTGTGGAAAGCCAGTCAGGTAGATCGTAGATCGATACGCCCTTGGTGAAGAACATCAGCAGGCCAAAGAAGATATTGAAGGTAGAGATGGTGGCAACGATGGAGATGATCCGAAGCCGCCAAACGAGAAAGGCATTGATGAGACCAAGCCCGATGCCGACCGCGCCAGCAATGATGAAGCCCTCGGCCCAATTGCCGCCGCCGAGCGCGCTCAAAGCCAGAACCGTGACATATTGAACCACCGAGGCGGCTACGGCGAAGGATATATCGATGCCGCCTGAGATCAGTACGACGAGCAATCCTACTGCAAAGATGATGTTGACTGCCGACACGTTCAAAACGTCGAAAGCGTTTGAGACGGTGAGAAAACGGTCCGTACCAAACGAAAGGCTTGCACAGAGCAGGATCGTGACGAGGAACAGCGTGAACTCGGTGGTATTTCCCAGGATCAGCCTACGCATAGATGGCGGCCTCCAATTCCGTCAGAGAGATGTGCCGCGGGTCGTAGGTTGCCTGGAAGCGCCCTTCGACCATGTGAATGATCCGGTCCGTATTGAAGTAGACCTCCGGGGGCTCATCCGAGATCACGATGATGGAAAGCCCTTCCGCAGCAAGCTTGCGGACGATTTCAAAAATGCCGGCGCGCGCGCCGACATCCACACCGACCGTCGGCGCGTCGAGGATCAGGATTTTCGGGCCGATTGCCAGCCATTTTGCAATTGCAATACGCTGCTGGTTGCCGCCGGACAG contains:
- a CDS encoding ABC transporter permease, which codes for MRRLILGNTTEFTLFLVTILLCASLSFGTDRFLTVSNAFDVLNVSAVNIIFAVGLLVVLISGGIDISFAVAASVVQYVTVLALSALGGGNWAEGFIIAGAVGIGLGLINAFLVWRLRIISIVATISTFNIFFGLLMFFTKGVSIYDLPDWLSTRVVFYEREMADGSWVELTLPVVVMILCCIATWFMISRTTIGRQLYAFGDNPEGARRFGINIGAMHYISFGWLGLMAGIAGLMQAHYAQEVVPNALYGRELDVLAATVLGGARLGGGKGSVIGCVLGMLLVSITQNGLNLMGVSPFAFKMIVGAIILVAITLSSARLDKLLPSAMKRSIRQGSTRS